CATTTGGTGCCACGCTGGAGCGGTGATTGCAATTTCATGAGCGCTGTGGGCGGAAAACGCGTCATCCCGGAAGCCTTCGAGGTCAGTTTTGAGCGCCTCAGCCGAGCTTTTTCCAGCTTGAAGGAGCCTGCTCAGTGAGCAAAACCAAAAAATCCCGCTCCAAAAAGTTCAGGATGAAGCAATCCTTCCTTTGGATCCTGATTGGAGTTTTGGCACTCATTTTGACAGCCCTGGCTTTAATCCAACATTTTGGACTTCCTGACAGAGCCATGCCTGATGAAGAAAGCAGCCTTCCAGCCCTCAAGGTAATGGTCAAAAACGGCTGTGGCGTGGAAAATCTAGCCGCGGAATACACAGAATTTATCAAAGATAAAAATATCGACGTGGTAGAAATCGGCTCCACCTCAAAACCCATTTACAACAAAAGTATCATTGAAGTGAAAACCAACGACCCTCAGGATTTGGCGC
This is a stretch of genomic DNA from Candidatus Cloacimonadota bacterium. It encodes these proteins:
- a CDS encoding LytR C-terminal domain-containing protein, translated to MSKTKKSRSKKFRMKQSFLWILIGVLALILTALALIQHFGLPDRAMPDEESSLPALKVMVKNGCGVENLAAEYTEFIKDKNIDVVEIGSTSKPIYNKSIIEVKTNDPQDLA